Proteins from a genomic interval of candidate division KSB1 bacterium:
- a CDS encoding sugar phosphate isomerase/epimerase, with the protein MRNSNVVVGITVDKFRGLPPSALLSVIRKMGVEFIEITKSVFDELPAFLEQLGEIKTGFHLPNLHDAEYDFSFHDRQGEIHKLIGLINRHHRDLNIQYCLSHPPENRRSNWTMDQLIDYLLNNLAQLEVPIILENIQSWDMARFDRFYERAQAALGEKLVGRCFDAPHYFLQGEDPVEYLKLQNGKINFIHLSDCRKNFDAHLPFGLTGELPIDEILVALKDQRFHGVINLELLPRSIKDVKPLINSYLKVVRNFDRMKYFKTKFRLIWYAPPLLKKMRSAFY; encoded by the coding sequence GTGAGAAATAGCAATGTAGTAGTAGGAATTACAGTAGATAAATTTAGAGGGCTTCCGCCTTCGGCATTATTGTCAGTCATCAGAAAGATGGGGGTTGAGTTTATTGAAATCACCAAATCCGTTTTCGATGAACTGCCCGCCTTTTTAGAACAATTGGGCGAAATAAAAACTGGCTTCCATCTGCCGAATTTGCACGATGCGGAGTATGATTTTTCATTTCACGATCGCCAAGGCGAAATTCACAAGCTGATTGGATTGATCAACCGCCATCATCGTGACTTGAATATCCAATATTGTCTTTCGCATCCGCCTGAGAACCGGCGTTCCAATTGGACCATGGACCAGTTGATTGATTACCTTCTGAATAATTTAGCTCAATTGGAGGTGCCGATTATATTGGAGAACATCCAGAGCTGGGACATGGCTCGGTTCGATCGGTTTTACGAGCGTGCTCAAGCGGCTCTGGGCGAGAAGCTGGTGGGACGATGTTTTGATGCCCCGCATTATTTTTTGCAAGGCGAGGATCCTGTTGAATATCTCAAGCTTCAAAACGGAAAAATTAACTTCATTCACCTGTCGGATTGTCGCAAAAATTTTGATGCCCATCTTCCGTTCGGCTTGACGGGAGAGTTGCCGATTGATGAAATTTTGGTAGCCCTCAAAGACCAACGCTTTCATGGGGTGATTAATTTGGAGCTTCTACCAAGAAGCATCAAAGACGTGAAACCGCTCATCAATAGCTATCTGAAAGTCGTGCGCAATTTCGATCGGATGAAATATTTTAAAACCAAATTTAGGTTGATCTGGTATGCGCCGCCATTGCTCAAAAAAATGAGATCCGCGTTTTATTGA
- the upp gene encoding uracil phosphoribosyltransferase, producing the protein MIKVQVLDHPLILDKLSRLRDKSAGTQQFRQLVHQVSTILAVEATAHCQLSETTITTPFEPIIGHSLENEIVLLPILRAGLGMLGGFLDLLPDAKIGYLGVYRDETTLTPVTYYQNFPKSIAQAEIFVLDPMLATGGSANYCISLIKSSGGKRITLVTIVSAPEGVTLINRNHPDVKIVTASLDRGLNGHGYIVPGLGDAGDRLNGTD; encoded by the coding sequence ATGATCAAAGTTCAAGTGCTGGATCATCCGCTAATTTTGGATAAGCTGAGCCGTTTGAGAGACAAATCCGCTGGAACACAACAATTCCGGCAATTGGTCCATCAAGTGTCCACTATTTTAGCAGTAGAAGCGACCGCTCATTGTCAGCTTTCAGAGACCACGATCACTACGCCGTTCGAGCCGATCATTGGCCATAGCTTGGAAAATGAAATTGTATTGCTACCGATTCTGCGCGCAGGTCTGGGCATGCTCGGTGGCTTTTTGGATTTGCTGCCCGATGCTAAAATCGGCTATCTGGGAGTTTATCGAGATGAAACCACATTAACGCCAGTGACCTATTATCAAAATTTTCCAAAAAGCATCGCGCAAGCTGAGATTTTCGTCCTCGATCCGATGCTGGCAACGGGTGGTAGCGCCAATTATTGCATTTCACTGATCAAATCAAGCGGAGGAAAGCGGATCACCCTGGTCACCATCGTCTCGGCGCCAGAGGGAGTGACATTGATCAATCGAAACCATCCCGATGTCAAAATCGTAACCGCCAGCTTGGACCGGGGACTTAATGGGCATGGGTACATCGTGCCAGGATTAGGGGATGCTGGGGATCGCCTGAATGGAACCGATTAA
- a CDS encoding spore maturation protein — MFERIIGFVSTWAIPFLLFIIPVLALNKKVKVYETFVDGAKGGFEVAVKIIPYLVAILVAIGMFRASGAMDIFVKIISPVTNLIGMPAEALPAALMRPLSGSGTLGIATELMKQHGPDSFIGRLVSTFFGCTETTFYVIAVYFGAVGIKKTRHAVPAGLIGDLAGLLAALFICKLMFEN; from the coding sequence ATGTTCGAGCGAATCATTGGTTTCGTTTCTACCTGGGCCATCCCTTTTTTGCTGTTCATCATTCCAGTCTTGGCATTGAACAAAAAGGTAAAAGTTTATGAAACCTTTGTGGATGGTGCCAAAGGGGGCTTCGAAGTGGCGGTTAAAATTATTCCCTACCTGGTGGCGATCCTGGTGGCGATCGGCATGTTTCGCGCCTCAGGAGCCATGGACATCTTTGTAAAAATTATCTCGCCGGTTACCAATCTGATCGGTATGCCAGCCGAAGCCCTGCCTGCGGCGCTAATGCGCCCCCTATCCGGCAGCGGCACCTTGGGCATTGCCACCGAGCTGATGAAACAACACGGGCCCGATTCCTTCATCGGGCGATTGGTTTCCACCTTCTTCGGCTGTACCGAAACCACATTTTATGTAATTGCTGTGTATTTTGGAGCGGTGGGAATTAAAAAGACACGGCATGCCGTGCCCGCAGGACTCATTGGCGATTTGGCGGGATTATTGGCGGCGCTGTTTATCTGCAAGCTGATGTTCGAGAACTGA
- a CDS encoding nucleoside recognition protein — MLNWIWLFLVVVALIVGAINGNIEAVTKAAFDSANTAVKIAIDLIGIMALWLGIMNIAQQGGLVNLLARAIKPVSRRLFPEIPPEHPAMGAMILNIAANWLGLSNAATPLGLKAMEELQKLNKIKDTASNAMATFLALNTASLTLIPATIIAVRTSLGSKNPTEIIGTTIFSSGCAMMVAVIATKLLQRLPMFKIKEEETSDQAPTNANREEEE, encoded by the coding sequence ATGCTCAACTGGATCTGGCTATTTCTGGTAGTAGTCGCGTTAATCGTGGGGGCAATCAATGGCAATATCGAGGCGGTGACCAAGGCAGCGTTCGATTCGGCCAATACAGCCGTGAAAATCGCTATCGATCTGATCGGAATCATGGCGCTATGGTTGGGGATCATGAATATTGCGCAGCAGGGTGGGCTGGTGAATTTATTGGCACGAGCCATCAAACCAGTCAGCCGGCGCTTGTTTCCTGAAATTCCACCCGAACATCCCGCCATGGGCGCCATGATTCTCAATATCGCGGCCAATTGGTTGGGACTATCGAATGCGGCCACGCCATTGGGGCTGAAGGCGATGGAAGAACTGCAAAAATTGAACAAGATCAAAGATACGGCTTCCAACGCCATGGCCACATTTTTGGCGCTCAATACCGCCAGCTTGACATTGATCCCCGCCACCATCATTGCCGTCCGCACATCGCTAGGCTCGAAAAACCCTACCGAAATCATCGGTACCACTATTTTCTCCTCAGGCTGTGCCATGATGGTAGCGGTGATTGCTACTAAGCTGTTGCAGCGATTGCCAATGTTCAAAATTAAAGAAGAAGAAACTTCGGATCAAGCGCCAACCAACGCCAATAGAGAGGAGGAGGAATAA
- a CDS encoding FAD-binding protein: MAEINNEFIQQLKKSIGAKYVFTDVETLEAYNFDGTEYRYLPDVVVEPEKTEQISELMKLASAYRVPVVPRGAATGLSGGALAIQGGVVLSLLRMDKILEIDEVNMIAVVQPGVINLHLHEAVEARGLYYPPDPASYETSSIGGNIAEDAGGPHCYKYGTTRDYVLGLKVVLPDGTILNTGVKTRKGVVGYDLTNLIIGSEGTLAIVTEATLRLIPLPAKIVSLLAFFPDTNSLVHSLSGMTKNRIVPAALEFLDPACVSLIRGKIGINLPQESSSLLIIDLDGEPEELDRQMEIVGEGCLAAGALDVLIAEGSERRKGLWDVRRKLRDLIKEGNQFKRAEDVTVPISKIPELIAACEQISKKFGFDNYNFGHLGDGNVHVNLTHRMKTDQIIRLGERAAEEIFKIVLQNGGTISGEHGIGITKQPFLGLELSPRSIQLQREIKRVFDPLNILNPGKIFPLNGTV; encoded by the coding sequence ATGGCAGAGATTAACAACGAATTTATTCAACAACTCAAAAAATCTATCGGTGCCAAATATGTTTTCACCGATGTTGAGACGCTGGAGGCATACAACTTCGATGGTACCGAATACCGCTACCTGCCCGATGTCGTGGTCGAGCCAGAGAAGACCGAGCAGATTTCGGAGCTGATGAAATTGGCATCGGCTTATCGAGTGCCGGTGGTGCCGAGAGGGGCAGCGACGGGATTGAGTGGCGGTGCGCTGGCCATTCAAGGGGGAGTTGTGCTTTCGCTGCTGAGAATGGATAAGATTTTGGAGATCGATGAAGTCAATATGATTGCGGTGGTGCAGCCTGGAGTGATCAATCTGCATCTGCATGAGGCGGTGGAAGCCAGGGGGCTGTATTACCCGCCTGATCCTGCCAGCTACGAAACCTCTTCCATCGGCGGGAATATCGCTGAGGATGCTGGGGGGCCGCATTGCTACAAGTATGGCACGACGCGCGATTATGTGCTGGGATTGAAAGTGGTTTTGCCCGATGGGACAATTTTAAATACTGGCGTGAAAACTCGCAAGGGCGTGGTCGGCTATGATTTGACCAATTTAATCATCGGCTCGGAGGGAACACTGGCAATTGTAACCGAAGCGACGTTGCGGCTGATTCCGTTGCCTGCCAAAATTGTATCATTACTTGCATTTTTCCCTGATACCAATTCGTTGGTTCACAGCCTCTCTGGTATGACTAAAAATCGCATCGTGCCAGCCGCGCTGGAATTTTTGGATCCCGCCTGCGTGAGCCTCATCCGTGGAAAAATCGGGATCAATCTGCCGCAGGAAAGTTCTTCGCTGCTCATCATCGATCTGGACGGCGAGCCCGAGGAACTGGATCGCCAGATGGAGATCGTTGGGGAGGGCTGTCTCGCTGCTGGAGCGCTGGATGTGCTGATTGCAGAAGGCTCGGAGCGAAGAAAAGGTCTCTGGGATGTGCGACGCAAGCTGCGGGATTTGATCAAAGAGGGCAATCAATTCAAGCGAGCCGAAGATGTGACCGTTCCGATCAGCAAAATTCCAGAGCTAATTGCAGCATGTGAGCAGATCTCGAAAAAATTTGGTTTCGATAACTACAATTTCGGTCATTTGGGCGATGGGAATGTGCATGTGAATTTGACACATCGAATGAAAACCGATCAAATCATTCGACTGGGTGAAAGAGCCGCAGAGGAGATTTTCAAGATTGTGCTTCAAAATGGCGGGACCATTTCGGGCGAGCATGGGATCGGTATTACCAAGCAGCCATTTTTGGGACTGGAATTGTCGCCGCGGTCCATTCAACTGCAGCGGGAGATCAAGCGGGTATTCGATCCACTGAATATCTTAAATCCCGGGAAAATATTTCCGCTCAACGGCACCGTTTGA